The sequence CGACCGCAACAGGTACCTCGCTGCAGCAACGGTGTATCGGGCAGTCTTCGAGGCGGTCGACGAGAACTTCACCAGAATCGACGGCGCCTACGACCACTACGCACAGACACTCCAGCGGGCACTCGATGACTACGTCGACTCCGTTCTCGCAACCGACCCGAGCCCCAAGGAGTTCGATCGATACGCAGGCGTGCTGGAATCGCAGGCATCGACGGATCCACCAATCAACAACGAGCAGTTCCGGCGGGCGCTCGACAACCTCGAGGACCGATACGACCCATAGAACGGTTCAAACTGACGTGGGTAAGAGGTGACATAGATTAGTGCAGTCAACCCCCTACCATTACATAATTATCATTGGAAATACCGGTGACCACCCTATCCAGAACTATTTTCACACTATGCAAATAATTGCAGGATATGCAAAGCGCAAACGTCCTGTTTGACTTTCCATTTCCGGAGGAGCGAGTCTTTCGATACCAGGCAATGCAGGACATCCTGCACCACCTGGTGAACAATCCATTCGAGGAGTTTACACAACAGGAACTCGCATCGATCACAGGCGCGGACGTCTCGTCCATTTCACGGTCTCTGGACCTGCTCGATGAACTCGGGGCCATCACCGTCAGCGAGGACCGGCCTGCTCAAATCACAATCGACGAGGATCATCTGCAGCGGCCAGATCCCGTCTTCATGATACCGCAGTCCGAATTCCGCAAGCCAGTCCAGGCCTATCTCGACGAACTCGAGACACGGCTTCAGGAGAGCGATGAACTCGACGAACTCGTTGGAGTCGTTCTCTTTGGGAGCGTCGCTCGCGGAACAGCAGACCGCCGCAGTGACATCGACCTCCTCATCATCGTCGACGGTGATCTTACCTACGGACGGCGTATTTGCACGTCTCTCGCGCGTGACATCGAGGCGGAATCGTTCGACGGCCACCGATACGAGTTCGAGGTACTTGTCGAAACGCCGGACACCGCTGTCTCCCACGGGGGAGAACTGAAAGAGATCTTTGATGAAGGGCTAGTACTTGACCGTTCTAACCGACTCCAGGAGCTACGCCAGAACATCTACGCCTCGTCAGGAGGGGGTGCATAGGGATGCCAATTAACCACGACGACATCGAGCCGGAGCTGTCGAACGCACAGGAAGCGTTCCGTCACGGTGGGCAAACTCCCGAGGAGGGGCTGGACGTCTCGAGTGCCGACCTCGTCCAACTCCGGAAGGCGTGTCGACTGCTCTCCGGAGCAGAACGATTGCTCGAGGACGGATATTATACGCTCACGATCGAGGCTGCCTTCACATCGATCGAACGGACGCTGCTGTTCTGGTTGATTACGGAGGGACATCACGATCCATCCCAGCCGCCGCAATCACACACGACCGCGATCAATCGAAGCGCCGAAGTCGGATTCCTCACTGGCGAGGTTGCGACGGAACTCGAAGATCTCTGGAACGAAAACCGTGCACACACGTACTACCAGGATGGGATGGCCACAGATGATCGTGCAGATGCGATGGTCGCGCTCGCCGGCGAGATCCATTCACAGATCGTCAA is a genomic window of Natrarchaeobius halalkaliphilus containing:
- a CDS encoding nucleotidyltransferase domain-containing protein → MQSANVLFDFPFPEERVFRYQAMQDILHHLVNNPFEEFTQQELASITGADVSSISRSLDLLDELGAITVSEDRPAQITIDEDHLQRPDPVFMIPQSEFRKPVQAYLDELETRLQESDELDELVGVVLFGSVARGTADRRSDIDLLIIVDGDLTYGRRICTSLARDIEAESFDGHRYEFEVLVETPDTAVSHGGELKEIFDEGLVLDRSNRLQELRQNIYASSGGGA